Part of the Streptomyces sp. NBC_01353 genome, ATCGTCACGGCGCTGGCCGGGGTGCAGATGGTGATGCTGGGGCTGGTCGGCGAGTACGTGGGCCGCATCTACTACGAGGTGAAGCGCCGCCCGCACTTCCTGGTGAAGGCGACGAACACGGACGTTCCGGGGCCGATCGGTCCGCGGGCCGCCACCACCCGAACGCGTGAGTCGTTGATCGAGGCAGTCGCGTCGAAGTAGTGGCCCAGGCCACGGCGACTGCCTAACATCGATCAACGCAAGGTCGTTGATCCCGCCCGTCGCCCGACCACCACCCCTCAACGAGGCTCCCCCAGACTCCGTCCGGGGGGACCCCCAGCGCCGCACCTGTTGAATGACCCACGCCGGGAGGCTCCTTTGCACCGCCGCACAGCGCTCTCCGTCTCCGCCGCGCTCCTCGCCGCGGCCCCGCTGCTCGCCGCCTGCGGCGGTGAGCCCCACCCAGGGGCCGCTGCGGTCGTCGGCGGCGAACGGATCGAGGTGTCCAGCCTCCAGGCGCAGGTGCGCGACGTGCGGACCGCGCAGCAGGCGTCGCCGCAGGCGGCGGAGCTGATCCAGGCGACCGGGGACCTCAGCCGCGAGAAGCTCAACGTGATGATCTTCGACAAGGTCGTGGACAAGGTCGCCGCGGACAACGGGATCACCGCCTCCCGTGGGGAGATCCAGAAGGCGCGCGCCGAGTTCGCCGAGCAGAGCGGCGGCGAGACCCAGCTCGCCGCGATGCTGCTCCAGCAGCAGGGCATCGCCCCCGACCAGATCGACACGGTCGTCCGCCGCACGGTCCTCATGAACAAGATCGCCGCGAAGCTCGGCATCGCGAACACCCCCGAGGGCCAGCAGAAGCTCACCGAGATCTTCACCGCCGCGTCGAAGGAGCTCGACATCGACGTGAACCCGCGCTTCGGCGCCTGGGACGACAAGAAGATCCAGCTGGGCACGTACACCCCGTCCTGGGTACGCCCGATCACCCAGGACCAGGCGGCCGCGGAAGCGGGCGCGTAGAGGGTGCCCGCCCCACGTAAGGTCGAAGGGTGAACGCTGAAGCACCCGTCGATCCCGGCCGTATCGTTCTGCTCACCGCCAGCCACCGCGTGGCGCCCGGACTGCTGTCCTGGCCCGCGTGGCAGGCGCTGCACGGCGCCGACCGGGTGCTGTGCGGCGACGAGCACCACCCGCAGCTGCCGTACCTCCGCGAGGCGGGTGTCGCCGTCGAACACGCCCGCCCCGCCGCGCAGGAGCTCGTCGACGCCTGTGCCGGGGGGCGGACCGTCGTGGTCCTTCCCTCCGGCGAGGGCGACCAGGCCCTGACCGACGGGCTCGCCCGGCTGGCGGGCTCCGGCCGCGTCACCATGCCCGACCTGGAGCTGCTGCCCGGCTCGTACGACCTGCCCGGCGCCCGCCTCCTCGACCTCGTACA contains:
- a CDS encoding SurA N-terminal domain-containing protein, translated to MHRRTALSVSAALLAAAPLLAACGGEPHPGAAAVVGGERIEVSSLQAQVRDVRTAQQASPQAAELIQATGDLSREKLNVMIFDKVVDKVAADNGITASRGEIQKARAEFAEQSGGETQLAAMLLQQQGIAPDQIDTVVRRTVLMNKIAAKLGIANTPEGQQKLTEIFTAASKELDIDVNPRFGAWDDKKIQLGTYTPSWVRPITQDQAAAEAGA